In the Caldanaerovirga acetigignens genome, one interval contains:
- the nuoF gene encoding NADH-quinone oxidoreductase subunit NuoF, which translates to MKVIVGLGSCGIAAGGNKVLQAVEDEVRKRNLDVEVKKAGCIGMCYLEPLVEVVDDEGKSTMYVKVTPDVVKDIFENHLEKGIVVNENALSDEDRAYIEGQLRIALRNCGKIDPECIDEYIEAGGYKALEKALKEMTPEEVIEEIKISGLRGRGGAGFPTWFKWNATRTAPGTPKYVVCNADEGDPGAFMDRSVLEGDPHSVLEGMAIAAYAIGAEAGYIYVRAEYPLAIKRLEIAIAQAREKGFLGKNIMGMNFSFDINIKAGAGAFVCGEETALIASLEGERGMPRLKPPFPAQKGYMGKPTNINNVETFANVPWIIQNSGKAFASVGTEKSKGTKVFALAGKVKRGGLVEVPMGVPLREVIFKIGGGIKGDRKIKAVQLGGPSGGCIPESLLDTPVDYESIVKTGAIMGSGGMIVMDETTCMVDMARFFLDFTQKESCGKCTHCRIGTKRMLEILERICRGEGKEEDLEVLEELAMNVKEGSLCGLGQTAPNPVLTTLKYFRHEYEAHIKDKKCPAKQCKALITYRIDPAKCKSCGLCARKCPVNTIKGSKGQPYEIIQENCTKCGTCMEVCRFGAVYVE; encoded by the coding sequence ATGAAGGTGATAGTTGGACTGGGAAGCTGCGGAATTGCTGCGGGGGGCAATAAAGTGCTCCAAGCGGTGGAAGACGAGGTAAGAAAGAGAAATTTGGACGTGGAAGTTAAAAAAGCGGGATGCATAGGGATGTGCTACTTAGAGCCCTTGGTAGAAGTGGTGGACGACGAAGGGAAAAGTACGATGTACGTGAAAGTGACGCCGGATGTGGTGAAGGATATTTTTGAGAATCACTTGGAAAAGGGAATTGTAGTAAACGAGAATGCTCTTTCGGACGAGGACAGGGCTTATATAGAAGGTCAGCTAAGGATCGCGCTTAGAAATTGTGGTAAAATTGACCCTGAATGTATAGACGAGTATATAGAAGCAGGGGGATATAAAGCCTTAGAAAAAGCCTTAAAAGAGATGACACCTGAAGAAGTAATAGAAGAGATAAAGATTTCAGGCCTGAGGGGAAGGGGAGGAGCGGGCTTTCCTACCTGGTTTAAGTGGAATGCCACAAGGACTGCTCCCGGGACACCGAAATACGTGGTGTGCAATGCCGATGAAGGAGATCCGGGGGCATTCATGGACAGGAGCGTCTTGGAAGGCGACCCACACTCGGTGCTCGAAGGAATGGCAATAGCAGCTTACGCCATCGGGGCTGAGGCTGGATATATCTACGTGAGGGCTGAATATCCCCTTGCCATTAAAAGGTTGGAGATAGCCATAGCCCAGGCTAGAGAAAAGGGCTTTTTGGGAAAAAACATTATGGGGATGAACTTTTCCTTTGATATAAATATAAAGGCCGGTGCGGGAGCCTTCGTATGCGGTGAAGAGACGGCATTAATAGCATCTTTAGAAGGAGAAAGGGGGATGCCCAGGCTCAAGCCGCCTTTCCCGGCTCAAAAAGGCTACATGGGTAAACCCACCAACATCAACAACGTTGAAACTTTTGCCAATGTGCCCTGGATAATACAAAACAGCGGCAAAGCCTTCGCTTCTGTAGGTACCGAAAAGAGCAAAGGCACTAAAGTCTTTGCCTTGGCAGGGAAGGTAAAAAGAGGGGGTCTTGTAGAGGTCCCGATGGGAGTGCCGCTTAGGGAAGTCATTTTCAAAATAGGTGGCGGCATAAAAGGAGACCGGAAGATAAAGGCCGTGCAGCTTGGAGGGCCTTCCGGCGGCTGCATTCCGGAGTCCCTTTTGGACACGCCGGTAGATTACGAGTCTATCGTTAAAACCGGTGCAATAATGGGCTCCGGCGGCATGATCGTAATGGACGAGACCACCTGCATGGTGGACATGGCGAGGTTCTTCCTGGACTTCACACAAAAGGAGTCCTGCGGAAAGTGTACCCACTGCAGGATAGGCACCAAGAGGATGCTGGAAATCCTTGAAAGAATCTGCAGGGGTGAGGGCAAAGAAGAAGACCTTGAAGTGCTGGAAGAACTCGCTATGAACGTCAAGGAGGGGTCGCTCTGCGGCCTGGGGCAGACGGCGCCAAATCCGGTGCTTACGACGCTCAAATACTTCCGCCATGAGTACGAAGCCCATATAAAAGACAAAAAATGCCCGGCCAAACAGTGCAAAGCTCTTATAACTTACAGAATTGACCCGGCAAAATGCAAAAGCTGCGGCCTATGTGCCCGCAAGTGCCCTGTAAATACCATAAAGGGTTCGAAAGGACAGCCTTACGAGATAATCCAGGAAAACTGCACCAAGTGCGGCACTTGCATGGAAGTCTGCCGCTTTGGAGCAGTATACGTAGAATAA
- the nuoE gene encoding NADH-quinone oxidoreductase subunit NuoE, with the protein MSCCECKESGFDARFPDEEVDLALLDGVLEKYRGNPGSLITVLQKAQDIYGYLPRKVLYHIAREIKVKPAKVFGVATFYAQFRLRPIGKHLIMVCHGTACHVNGAELITSALCDELKINEGETTKDGLFTLQNVACLGCCSLAPVMMIDGEAYGKLTPDKARGIIREILKKETEKEGV; encoded by the coding sequence ATGAGTTGCTGTGAGTGCAAAGAATCGGGGTTTGATGCCAGATTTCCGGATGAAGAAGTAGACCTTGCCCTTTTAGATGGGGTGCTCGAAAAGTACAGGGGCAACCCCGGCAGCCTCATAACGGTGCTACAAAAAGCCCAAGATATCTACGGATACCTGCCCAGGAAGGTGCTTTACCATATCGCCCGGGAAATAAAAGTAAAACCCGCCAAAGTATTTGGGGTTGCCACGTTTTATGCTCAGTTTAGATTGAGACCCATAGGCAAGCATCTTATAATGGTTTGCCACGGCACAGCCTGCCATGTAAACGGGGCTGAACTAATCACAAGTGCCCTCTGCGACGAACTGAAAATTAATGAAGGAGAGACTACAAAAGACGGGCTTTTTACTCTTCAAAACGTGGCTTGCCTCGGGTGCTGCAGCCTTGCTCCGGTGATGATGATAGACGGTGAAGCTTACGGCAAACTTACCCCGGATAAAGCCAGGGGCATCATAAGGGAAATTTTGAAGAAAGAGACGGAAAAAGAGGGGGTGTAG